GTTGAAGTGTTATTCAAATGGGTAGACTCTTTCCACACACGATAATCTCTTCAACGATGATGTCACTGTGTATGATATTTCTATTTCTCAAACAAATGGGTGTTAAACCTTCATATTTCTGTTTATGTGCTTCCTAAAAAATACAAGAGGTATTTTAGTATTATTCACAGATACTTTGAGGCATCTATATCCAACACTGGAATGGTTGTATTTTGGATAATGGCTAATATATTTGAATAAGTAATGTTTTTTTGTGTCTAGATCATGTTTATGTCTGTGTCACAGTCCCAGCCAGCCCTTTGTCTATAGTATCTGTCAAAGTTGGAGGCACAACAACTTTGCATTGTGTCAACTTCAACTgcatgtgattttttttttccaTCTACATCTCTGATCAattttctttttttgtattttacagTTGGTGCATTTACTATGGACAACCAGGTCTGGTGATAGTAACTCATCTGGGAGGTAGTGTGACTCTCACTTGCTTTTGTCCATCTAGGTTGATGACCTATGTTGCTTGGTTCAATCAGGCTGTTGGACAAACACCTTTACTCATGACATCATCACTTCACACCAATCAACATAGTTATTATACAACAACTTTATCAAGGACTTCCCTGGAAACTAAACACCTGAGTGTGAAGAGAGGAGTTGACAGCTTTAACCTAACCATCTCCAAGACAGAGTCAGGGGACTCAGCTACATACTATTGTAGAGTGCTTTATTCGTGAATGACAATGAATTTGGAGAAGGAACTCTTTTAGCTGTCAAAGGTAACTTAAATGGCTTCTTTCATTTCGGCACATGCGAGTGTTCATAAAATGCTAAATTAATTAATCTAGCAGGAAAATAGTGCAATTATCTTACTCATTCTCTTGTCAGAGACTATTGGGTCAGACATGGCTCAGGAGAATCCCATCCAGTAATCAACTACACCCATCAGTGTGATCAGTGTGAGAGGAGCCCTGAGGCTGGGTCTCCTATATAGAGCTCTGTCTACAACCTCCCAAATAGGAACCTCAGCCTCTCTGATGTTGGGACTTACTACTGTGCTGTGGCCTCATGTGGGGAGATGCTGTTTGGAAACTGGACCAAGCTGGAGATCAAGGGTAGGTAATACATCTTACAGTTTTGTTAATATCTATTGTACAATCTACTGTGTAAAACTGTACACAGTACTACTTATTTAGATCACATAAGAAAACATGCAATCATCTATATAGTTACTATACTTATATCCCCATATTTATTTTCACAGACAATGGAGCAGACTCTCTACGTTTGGTGTACTGCATAGGAGTAGCATTGGCTGTCTCTCTTATCCTGATCATTGTCCTGACTTGCATCATTTACAATACGAACAAGAGAGCATGTCTGCAGTGCAGAGGTAAGTGACGTATACTTTGAAGTTGCTCTTCTTTGATATCACCATTTACAGTTGTATCAGTAGTGAGGGGTTGTATCTCTCAAACAAGAGGTCCAGCCAGTCTCGTCTTTGGATACACGGGTAAGTAGAATTCCTTAAAAATGGTTCCAGTTCAAATTAATAATAACATATAGTTAGTAATATTCTCCTCCATTTTATCATTGTTATTCACAGGCCTGCGAGCCAGACAGTCTCCATTATGTAGCTCTGAATCTGAGCAACAAGTAGAACAGGTCTAGAAGACAGAGAAGCAACATGGAGGAAGAGACGGTGTACTCTGGAATCAGACAGTAGAACAATAAAACAGACATCAATTAAAATTCATGAGCTCTGAATTAACTGTATTAGCTTTGTTATTTTAACTGTAGCAACTAATAAATTAAATGTGTTTTTTCTCTGCCATTTCATATCGACTTGCTTGTGATAAGATGAATAAAGCTTTCAAcaataatcaagacaaaggaagtTGAATGTTTTTATTTGGGCCATACTCAGGCATCTATACGTTGTAGTGTTGAAAATGGTTTTCTCCTCTCATGCCACTTATACACCCTCACACACCAAGCAACTGATTTACAGTTACTCTGTGGTCTGTGATGAACACAAGATGAGGATGTCTCTATGCTTTGTTAGGGCCTGCTGGCCTCAGGCACACAATACCTTTGTCTCTCTGCTcctttcactcactctctctctctctctctctctctctctctgtttctctatttCTGTGGTTTTCAGACAGATTTCTCAGAACTCTTAGTTCTCTCATACTGTAGGTCATACTACTTCCAATTCAAATTGACAATTTTTgcaacaataaacaaacaatttTGATGAGGCAGTTTATCTATACCAAGTCAACTGAAATCTGTGAGCTATGTATTATGTAAGCTGATGTAGAGATCAGTACCGTATTCTCAATCAAACACAAACCCTGATTTTAAGTGTGATGTTAGGCCACTAGAACCATGGACCTACTCAATAACAATATCATGGGAGGGCATTCTATCCATCTATTCTACTGAGTGTACATCCTGAATGAGAGATCACTAAAAGAAGACTACTGTATTGTGTTTGCTGTGTTTGTTATGGGTTTTTCGTAGATGCTTTTGGTGAGGTAAAGTGAAGTGACTGTGTGGTGATAGAAGCCCTAGTGGATGACAGTGGCATAGAGGCATGGTCCAAAAAGGTTACATTTGAATTTCATAGACAGCAGCAGATGCAGTGATAAAGAATAAGGGAAACCATACTTTAAAAATGTGTGCTCAATTTGTACAAATCTGTACTAAACTTTGAGATTCTACCTTTTGGACAACTCTGTGACTCTGAACTGTACAAGATACATGTAAAGACAACAGTCGTGCCTGAATGAGGCGTCAACAAAAATGACGTGGTCCAGTTCGACCAATCACCTGTAACTCCATTGTTGAAGTGTTGTCTACATGGGTGGACTCTTTCCACTCAAGACCCAAGTTGTGAAGAGCTGACAACTTTAAAGATGATCGCACTGTGTCTGATATTTCCACTTCTTGTAGAGATGGGTAAGTCAATCTTTATTTATTCACTGCTtatgtgatgtccaaacttgatTTGAAGAAACAAGGTATCCTATTATCGTTTTACAGACACTTTGACCATCCAAAGTTGTATTTGAGGTATGTAACAGCTAATATATTTTTATGTTCTCTAATTCATGGGGTAGCTGGGACTGAATCCTCATCCATCAGTCAGGAGATTGGTCTCATGTCAGCCAACGTTGGAGACACAGTGGTTTTGCTCTGCTTCAACAAAGGCGACATGGGAATAATGTTCTCCTGGTACAAGCAAACTTTTGGAAATATTCCTCAGCTCATCTCAACCATCTTTAAGTATGGCAGGAATGCAACATTTTACCATGAGTTTAAGGATAATCCTCGCTTCTCAGTGGAAGGTGGCCAGGGAAAAAATTATCTAATGATCACAGACGTGGAACTCTCTGATTTAGGCACATACTATTGTGGAAGCTCTTATGGATACAAGGTAGAGTTTGTACATGGAGTCACTCTCATCATAAAAGGTAAAGAGAAAGTTATTATTATGATTAAAAAATTGTAAATCTGAATTTACAGATATATAGTGTAAATATGATATATTCTCTTAATCAAACGTAATCTTGATTTAATACTTTTTAATTTACAACACTTGCTACAGAGATGTTCTAGAGAGATGAAATTGGTTTATTGGCCTTCTTGTCAGATTCAGGTCCCAAAGAAATGCCAGTTATACATCAGCCTGTGTCTGAGTCAGTCCAGCCAGGAGACTCTGTGACTCtgaactgtacaatacacactgaGACCTGTGCAGGAGAACACAGTGTCTATTGGTTCAGACATGGCTCAGGAGAATCCCATCCAGGAATAATTTACACCCATGGAGAAAGGAGTGGTCAGTGTGAAAATAGCATTGAAGCTGTGTCTCCTACACAGAGCTGTGTCTACAACCTCCCCAAGAGGAACCTCAGCCTCTCTGATGCTGGGACTTACTACTGTGCGGTGGCCTCATGTGGGGAGATACTGTTCGGGAACGGTACCAAGCTGGACATTGAGGGTAGGTTAAATAGCTTCCATTGTTGTTCATATCTCCTATACATATGGTTGCTATTCTGAGTTTCTTCAATTTTTTCTAAAATTTCAGCAGGCGGGAGTGTAGACCCTCTTCTCTTTGTATGCTGCCTGGCCGTAGTATTGGCCTTTGCGTTCATCTTGATCATTCTCCTTGCTTGCATCATTTACAAGATGAAGAAGACAACATGTCTGCAGTGCAGTGGTAAGTGATTAAAAGTTGCTTTTCGTTGATGTCACCATCTCTAGATGTAGATAAACTGGAAGACGTGGCAGTATCTACAGTGTTTTGTGTATTTTTTCTCAGAACTGGTCTCTCAGACAAGAGATTCTACAATTTCCCGGTTAGATGCAGGGgtaagaggattttttttttatgttgcaTGTCTTATACACATACACATTATTAGACTTGGCTTGCATTACCAAATTGTGCAAAATGTAATACACTTAATATCAACAAAACAATTTTGTTCTTCACAGAGCCAAGATGCAGACAGTCTCCATTACGTTGCTCTGCCTCTGAGCAACAAGAAGAACAGGtctagaagacagagaggaaATATGGAGGAAGAGACGGTGGTCATGTACTCTGGAATTAGACAGTAGTATTACgtttcaggtatgacccagatgcagacagtgtcgaagaaacaaaagtttatttctaatagaggggcaggcaaacgacaggtcaaaggcagacaggggtcagtaatccagagaagGTGCAACAGGTCCAGAACGGctggcagtctcagggtcagggcaggcaggggtcaataatccagtgaggTAGGGCAAGGtatagaacggcaggcaggctcagggtcagggtcagggcaggcagaagggtcaaaaccgggaaggactaggaaacaggagcaagaaatagacaggagcaggggaacaaatgctggtacattacattttagtcatttagcagacgctcttatccagagcgacttacagtagagtgcatacatttttattacatttttacatactgagacaaggatatccctaccggccaaacccttccttaacccggacgacgctacctcccggttgcggccggctgcgacagagcctgggcgtgaacccagagactctggtggcgcagctagcactgcgatgcagtgccctagaccactgcgccacccgggagatccTGGTAGGTTTcatgaacaaaacgaactggcaacagacaaacagagaacacaggtataaatacacaggggataatggggaagatgggcgacatctGGAGGGGGGTGGCGACAAGCACAAATacaggtaaaacagatcagggATTGACAAGTAGTACTGGATGAATGAAATACTTTCCTCTAGCTTCGTTAGCTATTTCTATGAATGGATATGCGGAAAAAGGTTATGAaatcagttgttgaatctttttTTATGTAATACAAAGTTTGCATAATTTCATGCATTGCTTCTCTGTCAAACTtattttacatttgatttgtatttgtcaagaaaaataaataaatcattttcaaCTGTTAAACCAAATTTATTTTAATAATTTGAACTCATGCATTCTGTTCACACTCCTCTCTGGTCATAGTGGAGGGTGTTACAGTGACTTTCCAATATTGGAAACTAACCTTTCATAGACCTTTAACACAGGAAGACTGACCTGCAGCAACAAACTGCACTCTACTTTTCCTCTCAGGGCCACCGTACTGTTCACACCCCTTAGTGCACCAATGGTCTCTACACAGTGCTACAGTGCTTACAATGTAAAGGTCAATGTCTTCTCATTTATGTGAAGTCAGGTAGTCCCTTGCATCATGTTACAGTAAATAACGTAGGCCCCTTTCAACATAATTACTCATAGTGAAAGTGGCACAACAGCCCCCACCACAAAAGGAGGACAGGCCAGTTATAGTGTAGGAGGTTTTCTTATTTGTTTTCTCTTTAAGACATAGGCCTACAGATTGCATGCCACACAAACCCTCACATACACAGCAAAATATTTACAGGTTTTCTGCGGTCTGCTGTGAACAATACACAAGGCTGTAGCTTTCTACACTTTGTTAAGGCCTGTTGGCCTTCTGCACAGGaccctctatgtctctctctatgtgtttctttctctctctgtctctctctgtctctctctatgtgtttctttctccctctgtctctctctgtgtggtttcAGCAGGATGTCTCAGTGGTGTCAGTCAGTTGTATCACATACTCTTTTACTCTTCATGTTGTCCTTTTTATCAACAATAGAACACTATTTTTATGAGGCAGCTAGTTCTCTATATATAGTCTACTGAAATCTGTGAAAAAACTAAATTAACTATTTATTAGGTCATTTGACCTAGAGATCTGAAGTCCGTAGTTAAACACAAACCGTGGTTTAAAGTGTGATGTAAagtatcatcatcatctgaaGAAAGAGCCTCCTTCTAATTATATAACGCGAGGGATTTTATCTGTCAATACATTAGAGAATAAATTGTTTCTCTGTGTTACTAAGTGACTGTGTGGATGTGATAAAGGCCCTAGAGGATGACAGTGTCATAACATGTGGCCAACCAGGTCCCAACTACTGTATGACTCCCATGGACCACAATGGCAAGAAAAACATTAAGTAAAGGATCCACTGCCTCTTGCTGTTGTGTCTCTTACTTTGGGTGGACAAGCCCTCTGTTGGCCAGCTGCAGTACATAGTATTGTAGACAGTATGAGCTGTAGTTAGACCTAATAAAGGACATATCAACAGTAGTGACATTGTTTAAAAAGTAAAACTGAACATCCACATATTCAAACTTGCTATGTGATAAAGTTGTGCAACACAGAATCAAGCTGTACAACAACATAAGAAGACAGTGTTTGTTCCATTCGTGGCCTACTGGGCGGCCTATCGAGTGTTCAGCCAATCAAATTTGACCATCAAAAACAGACGGTACCTGAGATGAACCAGTCTCTCTTTTCTGTAGAGAGACTGCATTTTACACAGGTCAGTCTCATCCCTTGAAGGAGCATAAAAGATTCATAAGCTCCTCACTTTTCTGGAAAGCATGGAAGTAACATCTAGCTCAATTGACTAATGTTATACATGTTTACTATACAATTAAAGTGTTCACCATAGGCGTTTGGTAAATGTT
The sequence above is drawn from the Salvelinus namaycush isolate Seneca chromosome 36, SaNama_1.0, whole genome shotgun sequence genome and encodes:
- the LOC120030265 gene encoding uncharacterized protein LOC120030265 — encoded protein: MLFGNWTKLEIKDPSCEELTTLKMIALCLIFPLLVEMDGVAGTESSSISQEIGLMSANVGDTVVLLCFNKGDMGIMFSWYKQTFGNIPQLISTIFKYGRNATFYHEFKDNPRFSVEGGQGKNYLMITDVELSDLGTYYCGSSYGYKVEFVHGVTLIIKDSGPKEMPVIHQPVSESVQPGDSVTLNCTIHTETCAGEHSVYWFRHGSGESHPGIIYTHGERSGQCENSIEAVSPTQSCVYNLPKRNLSLSDAGTYYCAVASCGEILFGNGTKLDIEDGCKEDQVLLVYCLGVALSLCVIIIIVLGCVMYKITKKTSLLCRGKHPQPSGPIVPSSHNQDQEHDDTLTSVHYAALNVIHKKPKTQRQRSTMERDTEYSGVRCQNMAKT